A window of Pectinophora gossypiella chromosome 12, ilPecGoss1.1, whole genome shotgun sequence contains these coding sequences:
- the LOC126371226 gene encoding histone-lysine N-methyltransferase SUV39H2-like isoform X1: MASSEGRSASSNLHQQDLSKLDVTKLSALSPEVISRQATINIGTIGHVAHGKSTVVKAISGVQTVRFKNELERNITIKLERLSDSVVRMFRERADERNENMFFEKIRRSKKRNLSLEPEDADILPPPKKQKKGKNKQDLGEYIIEKIYDFKFDSGKEYFHIKWKGYDDSENTWEPLEHLENCPSILRSFLAEKELKYCEKFEKLKEEIAFDDLLSEDNLIVHLSEVEETELSTLKEKLLLNLLSMICMTEENESYGAELVQNTRNILQMYVITRKRVQQLMALKDWEEHLNQVDKCKKLTVENHVDLAGPPDNFTYINQSIPGVGVTIPDDPPIGCECAACNCRSKSCCGMQAGLYAYTVNKRLRVASGTPIYECNKACKCSSECSNRVVQGGRNIKLTIFRTSNGCGWGVRTEQKIRQGQFVCQYVGEVITFEEAEKRGREYDANGLTYLFDLDFNSVENPYVVDAAHLGNVAHFINHSCDPNLGVWAVWADCLDPNLPMLALFATRDIDAGEEICFDYLQKSNDSDENGVCSPSVSAVDDEELSVANGSEAGRANSPTPYKGSTNASASSPVKSRFEIQQQNRAALRNLTECKCGATKCRKYLF; the protein is encoded by the exons ATGGCGTCGAGTGAAGGTCGAAGTGCTTCATcgaacttacatcagcaagATTTATCTAAACTG GATGTCACAAAACTGTCTGCCTTGTCCCCCGAAGTCATATCTAGACAAGCTACTATCAACATAGGAACTATTGGTCATGTAGCCCATGGAAAATCTACAGTTGTGAAAGCTATCTCAGGGGTGCAGACTGTCAGATTCAAGAATGAACTAGAAAGAAACATTACCATCAAATTGG AGCGCCTGTCGGATTCAGTTGTAAGAATGTTCCGTGAGAGAGCAGATGAGAGGAATGAAAATATGTTCTTTGAAAAAATAAGAAGATCAAAGAAGAGGAACCTTTCACTTGAACCTGAGGATGCAGATATCTTGCCCCCtcccaaaaaacagaaaaaaggcAAAAATAAACAAGACCTTGGAGagtatataatagaaaaaatttATGACTTCAAATTTGATTCTGGTAAGGAGTACTTCCATATTAAATGGAAAGGGTATGATGATAGTGAAAACACATGGGAACCTTTAGAACATCTCGAAAATTGCCCTAGCATATTAAGGAGCTTCTTGGCTGAAAAAGAATTGAAATACTGTGAAAAATTTGAAAAGCTGAAAGAAGAGATTGCTTTTGATGATTTACTAAGTGAAGATAATCTTATTGTTCACTTATCTGAAGTAGAAGAAACAGAGTTATCGACATTGAAAGAGAAGCTGTTACTTAACCTATTGTCAATGATTTGCATGACAGAAGAGAATGAATCTTATGGTGCTGAACTTGTCCAGAACACAAGAAATATCTTGCAGATGTATGTCATAACAAGGAAAAGAGTTCAACAGTTGATGGCATTAAAAGATTGGGAAGAGCATCTGAATCAAGTTGATAAGTGTAAGAAGCTTACAGTAGAAAATCATGTTGATCTGGCTGGCCCTCCAGATAACTTTACGTACATTAATCAATCAATACCAGGTGTAGGTGTAACAATTCCAGATGACCCACCTATTGGATGTGAGTGTGCTGCTTGCAATTGTCGCTCTAAATCTTGCTGTGGCATGCAAGCTGGATTGTATGCTTACACAGTAAATAAAAGGCTACGGGTGGCATCTGGTACACCTATATATGAATGTAACAAAGCCTGCAAATGTTCTTCTGAATGTAGTAATAGAGTTGTACAGGGAGGTCGAAATATTAAATTGACTATTTTTCGTACTTCTAATGGTTGTGGATGGGGTGTAAGAACAGAACAAAAAATAAGACAAGGCCAGTTTGTTTGTCAGTATGTTGGTGAAGTTATTACGTTTGAAGAAGCTGAAAAACGTGGCAGAGAATATGACGCTAATGGTTTGACATATTTGTTTGACCTGGACTTCAACTCTGTTGAGAATCCTTATGTAGTTGATGCAGCACATTTAGGAAATGTGGCACATTTTATTAATCACTCCTGTGATCCGAACCTCGGAGTGTGGGCGGTGTGGGCTGACTGCCTCGACCCCAACCTACCTATGCTGGCGTTATTTGCGACTCGCGACATTGATGCTGGAGAAGAAATATGTTttgattatttgcaaaaatcTAATGACAGTGATGAAAATGGTGTATGTAGCCCCTCAGTCAGCGCAGTGGATGATGAAGAGCTGAGTGTTGCTAATGGATCAGAAGCAGGCAGGGCAAACTCGCCCACCCCTTACAAGGGGAGTACAAATGCCTCCGCTTCATCACCTGTGAAGTCCAGATTTGAAATACAACAACAGAACAGAGCAGCACTTAGGAATCTCACTGAATGCAAATGTGGAGCAACAAAATGTAGaaaatatctattttaa
- the LOC126371285 gene encoding early growth response protein 2-like isoform X2 → MGTDAEPPVGTHLLSLADMGALGFDCAVKPAPAPAVGSMPSDLNTPVTTSDLPAFFPSLLEPPPISGTLPGDELSLACSPRRHKHESSLSPGARAEDASNASSASASLYGPATGGKRAPSPPLQWLLPPGPGPGSVDKYFQEEYEQRVELLPPECQAYCAPPQQCPAPQHCEYRPPPAQPPHTWDAHEYAPPQPTPGPSGLPKREPYPTPPAGDRPVQLAEYNPSTSKGHEILSQVYQQSAQPLRLVAVKPRKYPNRPSKTPVHERPYACPVDGCDRRFSRSDELTRHIRIHTGQKPFQCRICMRSFSRSDHLTTHVRTHTGEKPFACDVCGRKFARSDEKKRHAKVHLKQRLKRERGGSGGHHEPHAPL, encoded by the exons ATGGGCACGGACGCGGAGCCCCCGGTCGGGACGCACCTGCTGTCGCTGGCGGACATGGGCGCGCTGGGCTTCGACTGCGCGGTGaagccggcgccggcgcccgcCGTCGGCTCCATGCCCTCGGACCTCAACACGCCCGTCACCACGTCAGACCTGCCCGCCTTCTTCCCGAGCCTCCTGGAGCCGCCGCCCATCTCAG GTACATTACCAGGCGATGAGCTATCGCTAGCTTGTTCACCACGACGACACAAACATGAATCGTCGTTATCCCCGGGCGCTCGCGCCGAGGACGCGAGCAACGCGTCGAGTGCGAGCGCGTCCCTGTACGGACCGGCGACGGGCGGCAAGCGCGCGCCCAGCCCGCCGCTGCAGTGGCTGCTGCCGCCCGGGCCCGGGCCCGGCAGCGTCGACAAGTACTTCCAAGAGGAGTACGAGCAGCGCGTGGAGCTGCTGCCGCCCGAGTGCCAGGCCTACTGCGCGCCCCCGCAGCAGTGTCCCGCGCCGCAGCACTGCGAGTACCGGCCGCCGCCAGCGCAACCGCCGCACACGTGGGACGCGCACGAGTACGCGCCGCCGCAGCCCACACCCGGGCCCTCGGGGCTACCCAAACGCGAGCCCTACCCCACGCCACCGGCCGGTGATCGGCCCGTGCAGCTAGCCGAGTACAACCCTTCCACGAGCAAAGGCCACGAGATCCTCTCGCAGGTGTACCAGCAGAGCGCGCAGCCTCTGCGGCTCGTGGCTGTCAAACCGCGCAAGTACCCCAACCGCCCGAGCAAGACGCCCGTGCACGAGCGGCCGTACGCGTGCCCGGTCGACGGCTGCGACCGCCGGTTCTCCCGGTCGGACGAGTTGACGCGGCACATCCGCATCCACACGGGGCAAAAGCCGTTCCAGTGCCGCATCTGCATGCGCTCGTTCAGCCGGTCGGACCACTTGACGACGCACGTGCGGACGCATACGGGCGAGAAGCCGTTCGCGTGCGACGTGTGCGGGCGCAAGTTCGCGCGCTCCGATGAGAAGAAGCGGCACGCGAAGGTGCACCTGAAGCAGCGGCTGAAGCGCGAgcgcggcggcagcggcggccaCCACGAGCCGCACGCGCCGCTCTAG
- the LOC126371227 gene encoding protein TAPT1 homolog — translation MVVKTEDIQEQTKRLRFKPLTNVQHSSGDVVDTKSSKDIKNGDKSASLFAFLHIELTRGYLLEHDEERFSARREKVYSFIKIPQELEKFMAYGFFQCADSLLFVYTFLPLRFIMAFWSFFTRLFRRCFGIYSHPRKNVLKPAETCDVLKGFILLVCSILMCYIDTNMMYHLVKSQSVMKLYIFYNMLEVGDRLFSAFGQDTIDALFWTATEPRDRRREHLGVIPHLLFAMTYVFLHSLLVLFQATTLNVAFNSNNKSLLIIMMSNNFVELKGSVFKKFDKNNLFQVSCSDVRERLHLSVLLFIVVLQTMKEFTWREERFWILAPDCVLVLTFEVIIDWVKHAFITRFNEIPYGVYREYTVSLAYDVAQTRQKYAFSDHSDLVARRMGFIPLPLGVVITRVLVHAVKVDGFAAIFLITIAYLCLISIRVLVSIVILGKACDLISQHQMEKNESHHTTPKKEQKDLATKEIFHAHKTPEKEEVPPKKPVQLKFLIPEDAVMSEPLVDASVGAAAIFSNSAIDLNGVCYLNDKMNTQVKQEPHDYLEPDLVDVSRSAPDIKAAAAAGDAAAPAAAERPHSPDADGLKRRSESEPNLAKVDDHYEEAP, via the exons ATGGTAGTTAAAACTGAAGATATACAGGAACAAACGAAAAGGTTACGATTTAAACCTCTAACCAATGTTCAACATTCGTCTGGAGATGTTGTGGACACTAAATCCTCGAAAGATATAAAAA ATGGAGATAAATCTGCTTCTTTGTTTGCATTTTTGCACATTGAGCTTACGAGAGGCTACCTGCTGGAGCACGATGAAGAAAGGTTCTCAGCTAGAAGGGAAAAGGTTTATTCTTTCATAAAAATCCCACAAGAGTTGGAGAAATTCATGGCATATGGATTCTTCCAATGTGCAGACTCCCTGTTGTTTGTTTATACATTTTTACCATTGAGGTTTATTATGGCTTTTTGGTCCTTCTTCACGCGGTTATTTAGAAGATGTTTTGG gatTTATTCACATCCTCGGAAAAATGTCCTAAAGCCGGCAGAGACTTGTGATGTCTTGAAAgggtttatattattagtatgCAGTATACTAATGTGTTACATAGACACAAACATGATGTATCATTTAGTGAAGAGCCAGAGTGTTATGAAGTTGTATATATTCTACAATATGCTTGAAGTTGGGGATCGGTTGTTCTCTGCCTTTGGTCAAGATACTATTGATGCCTTGTTCTGGACTGCTACTGAGCCAAGAGACAGGAGAAGGGAGCATTTGGGTGTCATACCTCATTTGCTATTTGCCATGACCTATGTCT TTTTGCACAGTCTGCTGGTGTTGTTTCAAGCTACAACACTAAATGTGGCATTCAACTCAAACAACAAGAGTCTGCTCATCATAATGATGTCAAACAAT TTTGTGGAACTCAAAGGCAGTGTTTTCAAGAAGTTTGATAAGAACAACCTTTTCCAAGTATCATGTAGTGATGTGAGGGAACGGTTACATCTGTCCGTTCTGCTTTTCATAGTAGTTCTTCAGACTATGAAGGAATTTACGTGGAGGGAAGAGCGCTTCTGGATCCTAGCACCAGATTGTGTGCTGGTCCTTACATTTGAGGTCATCATTGACTGGGTGAAACATGCTTTCATTACTAG ATTCAATGAAATCCCTTATGGAGTATACCGCGAGTACACGGTAAGCCTAGCATATGATGTGGCGCAGACCAGGCAGAAGTACGCGTTCAGTGACCACTCGGACCTGGTCGCTAGGAGGATGGGCTTCATACCGCTGCCTCTGGGCGTCGTTATCACTAGAGTGCTTGTGCATGCTGTTAAAGTGGATGG GTTTGCTGCAATCTTCTTAATAACCATAGCTTACTTATGCCTAATATCTATAAGGGTGCTTGTATCTATTGTGATACTTGGCAAAGCTTGTGACTTGATATCGCAACATCAGATGGAGAAAAATGAGAGTCACCATACTACTCCTAAAAA GGAGCAAAAAGACTTGGCCACGAAAGAAATATTTCATGCGCACAAGACGCCAGAGAAAGAGGAAGTACCACCTAAGAAACCAGTGCAACTGAAGTTCCTAATACCTGAGGACGCTGTCATG AGTGAACCACTGGTGGACGCGTCAGTGGGCGCGGCGGCGATATTCTCCAACAGTGCGATCGACTTGAACGGTGTGTGCTATCTGAACGACAAGATGAACACTCAAGTCAAGCAAGAGCCTCACGACTACCTTGAACCTGACTTG GTGGACGTGAGCCGCAGCGCACCAGACATcaaggcggcggcggcggcgggcgacgcggcggcgccggcggcggccgAGCGGCCGCACTCGCCCGACGCCGACGGCCTCAAGCGCCGCTCCGAGTCCGAGCCCAACCTCGCCAAGGTCGACGACCACTACGAAGAGGCCCCATAA